GAAAAGCCTTATAAACATATCTTATGGAAGATATAACCTCCAGCCTAGCCTCCTCACTATTCACAGGCTCCTGCCCCTTAAACCTCTTAACATTGCTATCCCTAGCAACAACAACATAGAGCTTCCCAAACCTTGAGGCCTCCCTGAGAAGAGCTATATGCCCCGGATGGACTATATCGAAGGTACCACCCACGAAAACCCTAGGTTCGCCGACCCTCCTCCATGTGAAGCTAGTAACCCCCAGGATTCTCAGCGCGTCTAAAAGCCCCTCAGCATATGAGATATCTATTAAACCAGTTATATAGTCCCCCTTTTCATAGCTATACCTAGCATCCTCATAATATCTCCTAGCAAGCTCCAACACCTCCCTCTCCCTAGCACCTCCTGAAAAGCTCTTCTCAGCCTCCTCCAACGCGAGCTTGAAGCTATTTAGATATGTTCTCAACCTCTCTGAAGGATCGCTTAGCCACTCACCCATTTTCACACCACATTCTCACGATTCTATCCCTCAATATCTATTTTCAATTTCCAACTCTATATAAGATCGCTTCCACAACTTAAGCCTAGACACCGTCCATCCCTATAGTAGGTAGTTGCCCGTGCCCACTGCCTTGGTTATTTTGGTTTTTCTGTGGATACGGGTTCACCCCACCTGTTTCTCCCCCTCAGCCCGCCTACGGCTCCAGAGGGTCTCTATATCTCCAGAGCCGTCGGCGAGCCTAAGTGCATAGTTTCATAGCCTCGTCCCTCGCCTAAGGCTCATCGG
Above is a window of Sulfolobales archaeon DNA encoding:
- a CDS encoding DUF357 domain-containing protein; this translates as MGEWLSDPSERLRTYLNSFKLALEEAEKSFSGGAREREVLELARRYYEDARYSYEKGDYITGLIDISYAEGLLDALRILGVTSFTWRRVGEPRVFVGGTFDIVHPGHIALLREASRFGKLYVVVARDSNVKRFKGQEPVNSEEARLEVISSIRYVYKAFLGDEIDYLKSVERVRPDLIVLGPDQFVDENTLARSLESRGLSGVRIIRVREKFGGYSTSSIIKKILESRCRC